The window CGGGCTTGATTTTAATTGTGGAACATTATTAAAGGTCACATGCACTGGTCCAGTGCCACAACCTTGCACTGGCAAGAGTGTTGTAGTAAAAATGGTAAGTGATTGCCCTGGATGTGGTGTAACCATGGATCTCTCTAAAGAAGCCTTTTCAATCATTGCTACTCCAGTCACTGTCGAAAATATTATTAAGATTGACTACGTCAAGtaagtaattatatatatactctttatccaaaatattaaattcaattaaattattaattatatatatgtcACATCCGCCACTGAGTATATTGTTCTATGATTATCAGGGTGGGATAAGAAGGCATCAAATATGGCGCATGGAACTTCGATCTATATTATATATAGCATGTAGAAGTATACTCCATAGTGAAGTTGAATTGATGGATAATTGACAACTTGATGCATGTACATGATCAATTCTAAGAATAAAAGTtcatcttttccttttctttttgttttatgttGGAAAATATTTTGAGTAAGCTTTAGCAAGGGCAAGCCATTTACCATATATTTCATATCATAAGATCTTGATAATCAGATACAGGAGATAATCCAGAATAGTAATTTTTTCGTAACGTATATTCATGATAttagatatttattttggtaAGTAAAATTTTATATACCAATTGAactttacaaaacaaaaaaaaaatagtacggACCACACCAAACTCATAAACTCTATCTACAACTATACGACTAGCTTCCTTACTACAACAACTCTACCATTACATCAAGGATAAAAACTCTAATGCAACTAAATTTTGGTTGCATTAGAGGATAGTCATAGACTAAATTGTTGGTATTACTgtattcaaaatcaaaaaatcaaagaagcaaacaaaagttagttcaataaacaaatcGTAAAATAATTCCGAGCCCATtgaatgca is drawn from Nicotiana tabacum cultivar K326 chromosome 9, ASM71507v2, whole genome shotgun sequence and contains these coding sequences:
- the LOC142164330 gene encoding putative EG45-like domain containing protein 1, whose product is MAIPKTICLIIGVVSTLFSIALAIPGTASFYYNLSHATTTCYGNTTQGTLLAASDRLGLDFNCGTLLKVTCTGPVPQPCTGKSVVVKMVSDCPGCGVTMDLSKEAFSIIATPVTVENIIKIDYVK